One Nitrosopumilus piranensis genomic region harbors:
- the leuD gene encoding 3-isopropylmalate dehydratase small subunit: MEPFKKTKSIVTPLDKVNVDTDQIVPKQFLKLVQKSGFGKFLFFNWRYDENENPKSDFVLNDSKYENSKILIAGDNFGCGSSREHAVWALQDYGFAVIIAPSFADIFFSNCFKNGILPISLDQKIVEKLQQETQPVEVDLENQTIKTFSEEIPFEIDPHKKKILLEGLDDIAQTYQYEDKISEFEKKSTVPSVL; encoded by the coding sequence ATGGAGCCATTTAAGAAAACAAAAAGCATTGTGACTCCACTTGATAAGGTAAATGTTGATACTGATCAAATTGTTCCAAAGCAATTCTTAAAACTAGTTCAAAAGTCCGGCTTTGGAAAGTTTCTATTCTTTAACTGGAGATATGATGAAAATGAGAATCCAAAGTCTGATTTTGTATTAAATGACTCTAAATATGAAAATTCCAAAATTCTAATTGCAGGAGACAATTTTGGGTGTGGCTCAAGCAGGGAGCACGCAGTATGGGCGCTGCAAGACTATGGATTTGCAGTAATAATTGCACCTTCTTTTGCTGATATCTTTTTTAGCAATTGCTTCAAAAACGGAATTTTGCCAATCTCATTGGACCAAAAAATTGTGGAAAAACTACAACAAGAAACACAGCCAGTTGAAGTTGATTTAGAAAACCAAACAATCAAGACTTTTTCTGAAGAAATACCCTTTGAGATTGATCCTCACAAAAAGAAGATTCTCTTAGAGGGACTAGATGACATTGCACAGACCTACCAATACGAAGACAAAATTTCTGAGTTTGAAAAAAAGTCTACAGTCCCATCTGTTTTATGA
- a CDS encoding nucleotidyltransferase family protein produces the protein MKAIILAGGKGTRGKPYTEFFPKAMTPINGKPVIDYVIRYLQKFSFIKEIIIISDFNGLGGQIKNYYGNQKGISFVQDSQSGTGGDLLHIENKLKGESEFVLWFVDNLCAIDLKKMIDVFVTKKSSACIATRTKRKEETGFAVVEDGIIKEFKEKPIMKLQLSECLGIYMLGKDVIKKIKAKKKQKNINLSYDILQQLSKEGKISTFDIGDNEWIDAESPSYLERNEKTVKKIIKQMGL, from the coding sequence GTGAAGGCAATAATTTTAGCCGGTGGCAAAGGCACACGTGGCAAGCCATATACAGAATTTTTCCCAAAGGCAATGACTCCAATTAATGGAAAGCCAGTCATAGATTATGTGATAAGATATCTTCAGAAATTTAGTTTCATAAAAGAAATTATCATAATTTCTGATTTTAATGGACTAGGGGGCCAAATCAAAAACTATTATGGGAATCAAAAAGGCATCTCCTTTGTCCAAGACTCGCAAAGCGGAACGGGTGGAGACCTTTTGCACATTGAAAATAAACTCAAAGGAGAATCTGAATTTGTGTTATGGTTTGTAGATAATTTGTGTGCAATAGATCTCAAAAAGATGATAGACGTATTTGTTACAAAGAAAAGTTCTGCATGTATTGCAACTAGAACAAAAAGAAAAGAAGAGACAGGATTTGCAGTAGTAGAAGATGGAATAATCAAAGAGTTCAAAGAAAAGCCAATAATGAAATTGCAATTATCAGAGTGTCTTGGTATTTACATGCTTGGAAAAGACGTAATCAAAAAAATAAAGGCAAAGAAAAAACAAAAAAATATCAATCTATCATATGATATCTTGCAGCAATTATCAAAGGAAGGAAAGATTAGTACATTTGATATTGGAGATAATGAATGGATTGATGCAGAATCTCCTTCTTATTTGGAAAGAAACGAAAAGACTGTAAAAAAGATCATAAAACAGATGGGACTGTAG
- a CDS encoding 50S ribosomal protein L37 has product MAKGKKSLKGLGARYGIKIRKEYTKIHLKLKEKRACPECGSTTFGRDAVGIWSCKKCSFKVAGTAYDVKI; this is encoded by the coding sequence ATGGCAAAAGGAAAGAAATCTCTCAAAGGTCTTGGCGCAAGATACGGAATTAAGATTAGAAAAGAATACACCAAAATTCATCTTAAATTAAAAGAAAAGAGAGCATGCCCTGAATGTGGTTCAACAACATTTGGAAGAGATGCAGTTGGAATCTGGTCTTGTAAAAAATGCAGCTTTAAAGTAGCTGGAACAGCATATGATGTTAAAATTTAG
- a CDS encoding DNA-directed RNA polymerase subunit D codes for MDFKDFLQDLSSLEVISKDNQKIALKLKGVPLQYANALRRVCLNGVPVFAIDTVDIIENTSVLPDEGLAHRLGLIPLKTDLSRFNEPSKCDCQSETGCSNCKVMLVLDSGDTDVTRTVLSNELSSEDDSIAPISDKIPIVELAPGQKIKIECYARLGRGTEHAKWNSANISMLTETDKDDERILTVESTGALNPEQIILSGVEEVGNRLTEFKDTISQISE; via the coding sequence GTGGATTTTAAAGATTTTCTTCAAGATTTGTCATCCTTAGAAGTAATTAGCAAAGATAATCAAAAAATAGCTTTAAAGCTTAAGGGCGTACCATTACAGTATGCAAATGCCCTCAGACGTGTTTGCCTTAATGGAGTACCAGTCTTTGCAATTGATACAGTAGACATTATTGAAAACACCTCTGTTTTACCAGATGAAGGTCTGGCACACAGATTGGGCCTTATTCCACTCAAGACAGACTTGAGTAGATTCAATGAGCCATCAAAATGTGACTGCCAAAGTGAGACAGGATGTTCAAATTGTAAAGTAATGTTAGTTTTAGATTCTGGGGACACAGATGTCACAAGAACAGTTCTGTCAAATGAATTATCATCTGAAGATGATTCAATTGCTCCAATTTCTGACAAAATTCCAATAGTAGAACTTGCACCAGGTCAAAAGATCAAAATTGAATGTTATGCAAGACTTGGACGTGGCACAGAACATGCAAAATGGAACTCTGCAAACATTTCAATGCTAACTGAGACAGACAAAGATGACGAAAGAATTCTCACTGTTGAATCAACTGGCGCCCTTAATCCTGAACAGATCATTTTATCAGGAGTAGAAGAAGTAGGTAACAGATTGACCGAATTCAAAGACACAATCAGTCAAATTAGTGAGTAG
- a CDS encoding DUF6659 family protein produces MDFEKLYSDTMNLNSSIRYAAIQNSAGVKIAGGFRDGISPILSDEELEMMHYHASQRWQTRKNIEHKIGPAKYALAEYDKIKRITFPVDETHLLMITTEIDADHTSIIKKILDLIHN; encoded by the coding sequence GTGGATTTTGAAAAACTCTATTCTGATACTATGAATTTGAATTCTTCCATTAGATATGCTGCGATTCAAAATAGTGCTGGTGTAAAAATTGCAGGTGGTTTTAGAGATGGGATTAGTCCGATTCTCAGCGATGAAGAACTTGAGATGATGCATTACCATGCATCCCAAAGATGGCAAACTCGGAAAAATATTGAGCATAAGATTGGTCCTGCAAAGTATGCATTGGCAGAATATGACAAAATTAAACGAATAACATTTCCAGTTGATGAAACCCATCTCTTAATGATTACAACTGAGATCGATGCTGATCACACAAGTATCATTAAAAAAATACTTGATCTAATTCACAATTAG
- a CDS encoding 50S ribosomal protein L18e — MTNQVVIRMAKDLKSASAKNDAPIWAKLAEYALKPSIARRDINLNKIAKLTKENDTVVFPGKVLGTGNVPHKITLCSFSISNSAASKILESGGKLISYSQLIEQNPTGKGVVLLG, encoded by the coding sequence ATGACTAATCAAGTAGTTATACGCATGGCAAAAGATCTAAAGTCAGCATCAGCTAAAAACGATGCTCCAATATGGGCAAAACTAGCTGAATATGCACTAAAACCATCTATTGCCAGAAGAGATATCAACTTGAACAAGATTGCCAAGCTAACCAAAGAAAACGATACTGTAGTATTCCCAGGTAAAGTTCTTGGAACAGGCAATGTACCTCACAAAATCACACTATGTTCATTTTCAATTTCAAATTCTGCAGCTAGCAAAATTCTTGAAAGTGGCGGAAAACTAATCAGTTATTCCCAACTAATCGAGCAAAACCCTACTGGAAAAGGAGTCGTATTACTTGGCTAG
- a CDS encoding ribosome assembly factor SBDS, producing MADVTVARFSFEGEKFEILVKPDPALEYKLGKKKDISAILVSDEIYTDSGKGTKPSTEKLLKAFKTEDQAEIAKIIMQKGDLNLTTDQRRKMIEDKKKQIVSYIAKTYVDPKTHLPHPPLRVEQAMKDGRVSVDPQKSVDEQVKDIVEKLRSIIALKSENLQLEIIIPAQYASQSYAVLKSVGSLKKEEWQNNGSLKAILEIPAAARPNVIDRLGSITKGSASVEVMQ from the coding sequence ATGGCCGATGTAACAGTTGCAAGATTCTCTTTTGAAGGAGAGAAGTTTGAGATATTGGTAAAACCAGACCCTGCACTAGAGTACAAGCTTGGGAAGAAGAAAGATATTTCTGCAATTTTGGTTTCAGATGAAATCTACACTGATTCAGGAAAGGGAACAAAGCCTTCAACTGAAAAACTACTCAAAGCTTTCAAGACTGAAGATCAGGCAGAGATTGCTAAGATAATTATGCAGAAAGGTGATCTTAACCTTACAACTGATCAAAGACGAAAAATGATTGAAGACAAGAAAAAACAGATTGTATCATACATTGCAAAGACCTATGTCGATCCTAAAACTCACTTGCCTCATCCTCCTCTGAGAGTTGAGCAAGCAATGAAAGATGGACGAGTTTCAGTTGATCCACAAAAAAGCGTTGATGAACAAGTAAAAGATATTGTAGAAAAACTCCGTTCAATAATTGCACTAAAATCTGAAAATTTGCAATTAGAGATTATCATCCCAGCACAATATGCTTCGCAATCATATGCCGTTCTAAAATCAGTAGGTTCTCTGAAAAAAGAAGAATGGCAAAATAATGGTTCTCTAAAAGCAATACTTGAAATACCCGCTGCAGCAAGGCCAAACGTGATAGACAGATTAGGTTCTATAACCAAAGGCTCTGCTTCAGTTGAGGTAATGCAGTAA
- the rpsI gene encoding 30S ribosomal protein S9: MTTPKTEIYFATRKTSSAHVYITKGQGKVRINNVPVEMIPQETAREVILAPLEITGDLRDKIDISVRVRGGGFMGQASAVATAISRALTGWTKSKKDPKDHPFPKSTREDLRKRITDYDKYLISGDARRKEPKKFGGPGARRRKQKSYR; the protein is encoded by the coding sequence ATGACAACACCAAAAACTGAAATTTATTTTGCAACTAGGAAAACATCTAGTGCACACGTTTACATCACTAAAGGACAAGGTAAAGTTAGAATTAACAACGTACCAGTTGAGATGATTCCACAAGAGACTGCTCGCGAAGTAATTTTAGCACCACTTGAAATCACAGGTGATTTGAGAGACAAAATCGACATCTCAGTTAGAGTTAGAGGAGGAGGCTTTATGGGACAAGCAAGTGCTGTTGCAACTGCAATCTCAAGGGCACTAACTGGATGGACAAAGTCAAAGAAGGATCCAAAAGATCATCCATTCCCAAAATCAACTAGAGAAGACCTTAGAAAGAGAATCACAGATTATGACAAATACCTAATCAGCGGGGATGCCAGAAGAAAAGAACCAAAGAAGTTTGGCGGACCTGGTGCAAGAAGAAGAAAGCAAAAATCATACCGTTAG
- the rrp4 gene encoding exosome complex RNA-binding protein Rrp4, translated as MADRRKYVIPGDVVTTGPFRPEQNVILDGNKIISTTIGISEIYDDSVRVIPLTGKYIPKINDLVIGKVNSHTSLSWELDINSCYVGFLPAQDVFGRDFSAHADELATKLKTGDLVAARIANFDRTRDPLVSISDRDLGKIDSGDLVEISPSKVPRLIGKKGSMIQMIEEATDAAITIGQNGWVVVSCESPEGLLKAKKAIQMVNEQAHVANLTDQVKEMLDKKGES; from the coding sequence ATGGCAGATAGGAGAAAATACGTTATTCCAGGCGATGTTGTAACTACTGGTCCCTTTAGACCTGAACAAAATGTAATACTTGATGGCAACAAAATAATTTCTACTACTATTGGAATCTCTGAAATTTATGATGATTCAGTTCGTGTAATTCCATTAACAGGAAAATATATTCCAAAAATCAATGATCTAGTAATTGGCAAAGTAAACTCACATACATCATTGTCATGGGAGTTGGATATCAATTCATGCTATGTTGGATTTTTACCAGCACAAGATGTCTTTGGCCGTGACTTTTCAGCACATGCTGATGAACTTGCCACTAAACTAAAGACAGGAGATCTTGTAGCTGCAAGGATTGCAAACTTTGATAGAACTAGAGATCCACTGGTTTCCATCTCTGATAGAGACCTGGGAAAGATTGACTCTGGAGACTTGGTAGAAATCTCTCCAAGCAAAGTCCCACGCCTAATTGGAAAGAAAGGAAGTATGATTCAGATGATAGAGGAGGCAACTGATGCTGCAATCACAATAGGCCAAAATGGCTGGGTTGTGGTTTCATGTGAATCCCCAGAGGGATTATTAAAGGCTAAAAAAGCAATTCAGATGGTAAATGAGCAAGCACACGTTGCAAATTTGACTGATCAAGTGAAAGAAATGTTAGATAAAAAAGGTGAATCATAA
- the rrp41 gene encoding exosome complex exonuclease Rrp41: MGGREATMVLMDENGKRCDGRTVDEPRRIMIKAGGLKNADGSAYIEFGDNKILVGVFGPRDVHPKHMSNTDTGILRVRYHMEPFSVGERKNPAPSRREIEISKVIKEALEPAVMLDKFPRTAVDVFIEVLQADGGTRCAALTAASVALADAGIPMRDMVAAIAAGKVADTVILDVNNEEDQAGQADMPIGYMPNLEKITLLQLDGVLTPEEYKKCVQVGVDGCKLVYELQKKALNDKYFGNSGD; the protein is encoded by the coding sequence ATGGGTGGAAGAGAAGCAACAATGGTCCTTATGGACGAAAACGGAAAACGTTGTGATGGACGTACCGTAGATGAGCCAAGAAGAATTATGATTAAAGCAGGCGGACTAAAAAACGCAGACGGTTCTGCCTATATTGAATTTGGAGACAACAAAATTCTAGTTGGTGTCTTTGGTCCAAGAGATGTTCATCCAAAACACATGTCAAACACTGACACTGGTATTTTGAGAGTTAGATATCACATGGAGCCATTCTCTGTCGGTGAGCGAAAGAATCCTGCCCCTTCAAGAAGAGAGATTGAAATCTCCAAAGTAATCAAAGAGGCACTAGAGCCTGCAGTAATGTTGGACAAATTTCCAAGAACTGCAGTTGATGTATTTATCGAAGTATTGCAAGCAGATGGTGGAACCCGTTGTGCTGCACTTACTGCTGCATCTGTTGCATTAGCTGATGCAGGAATTCCAATGAGAGATATGGTTGCAGCAATTGCCGCAGGCAAAGTTGCAGATACTGTAATTCTTGATGTAAATAATGAAGAAGACCAAGCAGGTCAAGCAGACATGCCAATTGGTTACATGCCAAACCTTGAAAAAATTACTCTATTACAATTAGACGGCGTACTTACTCCTGAAGAATACAAAAAATGTGTTCAAGTTGGAGTAGACGGTTGTAAACTTGTTTATGAATTACAAAAGAAGGCACTCAACGACAAATACTTTGGAAATAGTGGGGACTAG
- a CDS encoding tetratricopeptide repeat protein, which produces MSETIESLIKSGQTLMNLGNPKDALIIYDKILAQDPKHIQALLKKGHILGQLARYEQAIIAYDAVLSQEKHLLALLNKGLAHHYLGQVDIAIGCYDKVLKEKPNNPTTLYNKASSLIKSGKIQEGIKILSNVIKLDFSFKEKAKFDIEFEGIRKLNEFKEITV; this is translated from the coding sequence ATGTCTGAAACAATTGAATCTCTGATAAAAAGCGGTCAGACATTGATGAATCTAGGAAATCCAAAAGATGCATTGATAATTTATGATAAAATTCTTGCACAAGATCCAAAACATATTCAGGCTTTGCTAAAAAAAGGACATATTCTAGGACAATTGGCTAGATACGAGCAAGCAATCATTGCATATGATGCTGTTCTTTCTCAAGAAAAACATCTCTTAGCATTACTTAACAAAGGATTGGCACACCATTATCTAGGACAAGTTGATATTGCTATAGGTTGCTATGATAAAGTCTTGAAAGAAAAACCTAACAACCCTACTACTCTTTACAACAAAGCATCATCTTTAATAAAATCTGGAAAAATTCAAGAAGGAATAAAGATCTTATCTAATGTTATCAAATTAGATTTTTCATTCAAAGAAAAAGCTAAATTTGATATTGAATTTGAAGGGATACGAAAACTTAATGAATTTAAAGAAATTACAGTTTAA
- the rrp42 gene encoding exosome complex protein Rrp42, with amino-acid sequence MTSHTVIDELKKNQIIELLEQGKRVDGRALDEPREVTIQINAIPKANGSARVRLGDTEVVCGVKIQPDRPFPDTGDKGLFICTAELLPLSHPTVETGPPGPEVIELARVVDRGIRESHMIDVSQLVIEKDKSVIGVFADNVVVDYDGNLFDACSYAATAALLSSKSPKWNWVDDAPALVEGEDVPVPITTIPVSVTMAKIGKHIIVDPNGDEWESMDARITITSDSDGNICALQKGGEDGFTVDEIVQCGEISVRVGAKIREKLKAAQQAGQ; translated from the coding sequence ATGACATCACATACAGTTATCGATGAATTAAAGAAAAATCAAATTATTGAACTATTAGAACAAGGAAAAAGAGTAGATGGCAGAGCACTAGATGAGCCAAGAGAAGTCACCATTCAAATAAATGCAATTCCAAAAGCAAATGGTTCTGCAAGAGTTAGACTAGGTGATACCGAAGTTGTATGTGGTGTTAAAATTCAACCAGACAGACCATTTCCTGATACTGGTGACAAAGGTCTCTTCATTTGTACTGCTGAACTATTACCACTGTCTCATCCTACAGTTGAGACAGGACCTCCAGGACCTGAGGTAATTGAATTAGCAAGAGTTGTGGATAGAGGAATTAGAGAAAGTCACATGATTGATGTATCACAATTAGTTATCGAAAAAGACAAGTCAGTCATTGGTGTTTTTGCAGACAATGTTGTTGTTGATTATGACGGAAATCTCTTTGATGCATGCTCTTATGCTGCAACTGCTGCATTACTATCATCTAAAAGCCCAAAATGGAATTGGGTTGATGACGCCCCTGCACTAGTTGAAGGAGAAGACGTACCGGTCCCAATTACTACAATTCCTGTATCAGTAACTATGGCCAAAATTGGAAAGCACATCATAGTTGATCCTAATGGTGATGAATGGGAGAGCATGGATGCAAGAATTACAATTACAAGCGACTCTGATGGAAACATCTGTGCCTTACAAAAAGGAGGTGAAGATGGATTTACAGTAGATGAAATAGTTCAATGTGGCGAAATTTCAGTTAGAGTAGGTGCAAAAATAAGAGAAAAATTAAAAGCAGCTCAGCAGGCAGGTCAATAG
- a CDS encoding ERCC4 domain-containing protein — translation MKLENLRIIVDERERKSGIPELLKSVGLNLEMKTLPIGDYIVAPETVVERKSIRDLMASVFDGRLFDQCTRLKEHFENPVVLMEGNVDEIEEIAENPLIFYGAISTVVLDFKIPVIPTPSATHTAKLLVSMCSRKDAPKGPYLKKIKKSSDLERQQLSVLCSLPGVGEKFAVRMLEKFGTPLKVFAATTAELAKVEGLGESRAKKIKKTLDSKSKHLKKSNQKTLDS, via the coding sequence GTGAAACTAGAAAATCTTCGAATTATTGTAGATGAGAGAGAGAGAAAAAGTGGCATCCCTGAACTACTAAAATCAGTTGGCCTAAACCTTGAGATGAAGACTCTTCCAATAGGTGACTATATTGTAGCTCCTGAAACAGTTGTAGAGCGAAAAAGTATTCGTGATCTGATGGCATCAGTCTTTGATGGGAGACTGTTTGATCAATGTACTAGACTCAAGGAGCATTTTGAAAACCCTGTTGTTCTAATGGAGGGAAATGTTGATGAGATTGAAGAGATTGCAGAAAACCCCTTGATATTTTATGGTGCAATCTCAACTGTGGTACTTGATTTTAAAATTCCAGTAATCCCTACACCTAGTGCAACACATACTGCAAAATTGTTGGTATCAATGTGTTCAAGAAAGGATGCTCCAAAAGGGCCGTATCTCAAAAAAATAAAAAAATCATCTGATCTGGAACGACAACAACTATCCGTTCTTTGTAGCTTGCCTGGTGTTGGTGAGAAATTTGCTGTAAGAATGCTTGAAAAGTTTGGAACGCCATTGAAGGTTTTTGCAGCAACTACTGCTGAACTTGCTAAAGTAGAGGGACTAGGAGAATCACGAGCAAAGAAAATCAAGAAAACCCTTGACTCTAAAAGCAAACATCTAAAAAAATCAAATCAAAAAACTCTAGACTCTTAA
- the rplM gene encoding 50S ribosomal protein L13 codes for MASQETVVRTDRPIVVDATDHIAGRLSSNVAKLLKQGHRVSLVNCEKIMYSGTRSNLIKEYRAFLEINSIINPKHGPVHYRRPDTIITKMIRGMLPYEKKPSGIVAHKRLRAYIGSPKELKSFDKIQFEKAKIKKSASNYTTMGELCRVIGWTE; via the coding sequence TTGGCTAGCCAAGAGACAGTCGTCAGAACTGACAGACCAATTGTAGTAGATGCAACTGATCATATTGCAGGCAGGTTATCATCAAATGTTGCAAAATTACTAAAACAAGGTCACAGAGTTTCACTTGTAAACTGTGAGAAAATTATGTACAGCGGAACAAGATCAAACCTAATCAAAGAGTACAGAGCATTTTTAGAGATTAACAGTATCATTAATCCAAAACATGGACCAGTCCATTATAGAAGGCCAGACACAATAATTACAAAAATGATTCGTGGAATGCTACCATATGAGAAAAAGCCATCAGGAATTGTAGCACACAAAAGACTAAGAGCATACATTGGTTCTCCAAAAGAACTAAAATCATTTGATAAGATTCAATTTGAGAAAGCAAAAATTAAAAAATCTGCATCAAACTATACCACAATGGGAGAATTGTGTAGGGTTATAGGGTGGACTGAATGA
- a CDS encoding KEOPS complex subunit Pcc1, whose product MMLKFSAKITVDAKDKTKAIFDSVNTDNEFYPENPVKTKIKLDKKIIISVESEHLPHLRANLNSTLRLIQVSNDSIESVKI is encoded by the coding sequence ATGATGTTAAAATTTAGTGCAAAAATCACAGTTGATGCAAAAGACAAAACAAAGGCAATTTTTGATTCTGTAAATACTGATAATGAGTTTTATCCTGAAAATCCAGTTAAAACCAAAATTAAACTAGACAAAAAAATAATAATTTCTGTAGAGTCTGAACACCTTCCTCATTTGAGGGCAAATCTCAACTCTACTCTAAGACTGATTCAGGTAAGCAACGATTCTATTGAATCGGTAAAGATATAA
- the leuC gene encoding 3-isopropylmalate dehydratase large subunit — protein sequence MGKTLFEKIWDSHIVVGKESGPSLVYIDRHLVHEVTSPQAFDGLRINSRKVRRPDLTIATMDHNVPTNDRTLPILDQTSAVQIQTLEKNCKDFGIKLFDINSPNQGIVHVIGPQLGITLPGSTIVCGDSHTSTHGAFGALAFGIGTSEVEHVLASQTLWLEKPKPFEIRVEGKRKNPHAVTAKDIILSIIKHIGTGGGTGTVIEYRGQGIEDLSMEQRMTICNMSIEAGARAGLIAPDEKTYEYLRGRQYTPKNYESLVDYWRENLKTDDDAKFEKQFTLHIDDIAPQVSWGTNPGMTCDVTESVPSPDEFSKGDSNQKKGAQKALDYMDLKPGTPIEEIKIDRVFIGSCTNARLEDLIEASKIVKGQKVSPDVRAMVVPGSQMVKKQAEEMGLDKIFIDANFEWREAGCSMCLGMNPDILAPGERCASTSNRNFEGRQGNGGRTHLVSPVMAAAAAINGHFVDVRKMDLS from the coding sequence ATGGGAAAAACTCTTTTTGAAAAGATCTGGGATTCTCACATTGTTGTTGGAAAAGAAAGTGGACCTTCTTTAGTTTACATTGACAGACATTTAGTACATGAAGTAACATCTCCCCAAGCATTTGATGGATTAAGAATTAATAGCAGAAAGGTCAGACGTCCTGATCTTACCATTGCTACCATGGATCATAACGTCCCAACAAATGACAGGACACTGCCAATCTTAGATCAAACATCTGCAGTACAAATTCAGACCTTGGAAAAAAACTGCAAAGACTTTGGAATCAAGCTATTTGATATTAACAGCCCCAATCAGGGAATTGTCCATGTTATTGGCCCTCAGCTAGGAATCACTTTGCCTGGCTCTACAATTGTCTGCGGTGATAGCCATACTTCAACTCACGGGGCATTTGGTGCACTTGCATTTGGAATTGGAACAAGCGAGGTTGAGCATGTCTTGGCATCCCAAACTTTGTGGCTAGAAAAGCCAAAACCATTTGAGATTAGGGTTGAGGGAAAGCGAAAGAATCCGCATGCAGTAACTGCCAAAGACATCATATTATCTATCATTAAGCACATTGGAACAGGAGGTGGAACTGGAACCGTAATAGAGTATCGAGGCCAGGGAATCGAGGATCTCTCAATGGAGCAGAGAATGACTATCTGTAATATGTCAATTGAGGCAGGGGCCCGTGCAGGATTGATTGCCCCTGATGAGAAGACCTATGAGTATCTTAGAGGCAGGCAATACACTCCAAAAAACTATGAATCTCTTGTTGACTATTGGAGAGAAAATCTAAAGACAGACGATGATGCAAAATTTGAAAAACAGTTCACACTGCACATTGATGACATTGCACCTCAGGTAAGTTGGGGAACAAATCCTGGCATGACTTGCGATGTAACTGAATCCGTTCCAAGTCCTGATGAGTTTTCTAAAGGCGATTCTAATCAAAAGAAGGGGGCACAAAAAGCACTTGATTACATGGACTTGAAACCTGGAACGCCAATTGAAGAAATAAAAATTGATAGAGTCTTTATTGGCTCTTGTACTAATGCAAGACTAGAAGATCTTATTGAGGCATCTAAAATAGTCAAAGGACAAAAAGTTTCTCCAGATGTTCGTGCAATGGTAGTTCCTGGTTCACAAATGGTAAAAAAACAAGCTGAAGAGATGGGTCTTGATAAAATTTTCATTGATGCTAATTTTGAATGGAGAGAAGCTGGATGTAGCATGTGTCTTGGAATGAATCCTGACATTTTAGCTCCTGGTGAGAGATGTGCAAGTACTTCTAATAGAAATTTTGAAGGAAGACAAGGCAATGGCGGACGAACTCACTTGGTTAGTCCGGTCATGGCAGCAGCTGCTGCAATAAATGGACATTTTGTTGATGTAAGAAAGATGGACTTGAGTTAG
- a CDS encoding prefoldin subunit beta: protein MSAGQMPPWLQEQLMKLQQSQQNLQSIMTQKQHLEMEKAETEKALEELKKIGDADAVFKQAGTVLLKSTKKELIDELEEKQEMAKTRATVLEKQETRVKETLKEQEAKITEMMKSGSAESPKPEDNPRK, encoded by the coding sequence ATGTCAGCAGGACAAATGCCACCATGGCTTCAAGAACAATTGATGAAACTACAACAATCTCAACAAAACCTCCAGTCAATCATGACTCAAAAACAACACCTTGAAATGGAAAAGGCAGAGACTGAAAAAGCACTTGAGGAACTCAAGAAAATTGGTGATGCTGATGCAGTATTCAAACAAGCAGGAACTGTCTTGCTAAAATCTACAAAAAAAGAACTAATTGATGAGTTGGAAGAAAAACAAGAGATGGCAAAAACACGTGCCACAGTACTAGAAAAACAAGAGACACGTGTCAAAGAAACCCTCAAAGAACAAGAAGCAAAGATCACTGAAATGATGAAGAGTGGTTCTGCAGAATCTCCAAAACCTGAAGATAATCCTAGAAAATAA